The genomic region GGTGAAAAGGAGAGGAAGATCCTGGAGAACGCGGCACTTACGTGCCCGGTCTATCATAGTTTGCATGCAGATATCGAAAAGCCGGTAAATTTCAAGTATTCGTGAGGAAATTTCTTCTCGCCTTATTTCTCTTCGGAATTGTCCAGATAGGTTGTTCCCAGGAAAAAAGAAAAATTGAATGGGCAAGTATAGATCGTCTTAGCTGGCAAAATTTTGAGGCTTCTCCAGATTATTCTATAGATTTTTCTGCAAATACGAATTCCGGGATGAGCTATTCCTGGAATTATAGTACAAGGACTGGAAAACCTGAGCTTACCCATGAAGTGAAGAGTAATTTTTATCCGGATCTAAGCTGGGTAAAGGATGTGAATAATCCAGCATACTTACTCGCTCACGAACAACTGCATTTTGATATAACCGAATTACATGCCCGCAAACTGAGAAAGCGACTTGCTGAATATGAAATAGGCAGAAGGATACGACAGGATCTTAAAAGACTTTATAACATCACTGAAGCCGAAAGGGTCGCCATGCAGAATCGTTTTGATAAAGAGACTTCACATAGTGAAAATAAGGAAGCAGAGTACCATTGGAGAAAATTTGTGGCTTCTCAATTAGCGGAATATGAAGTTTACGCGCTTTAAAATTGTTGGGAAGCGACTTTAGTTTCTTCAAATTCAGAAATCATTTCCTTTACGATTTCAGCTGCAGGTTTGATCTCGTTGATCAATCCAGAAACCTGGCCTATTTCAAGTTCACCTTCTTCCAGATCGCCTTCATACATCCCTTTCTTTGCTCTGGCTCTTCCGAGTAATTTGGTAAGATCTTCTTTGCTTGGAGATTTTGTGTAAAGTTCCTGAACATCTTCAAAAAACTTATTTTTTAGTAATCTTACTGGTGCAAGTTCTTTAAGGGTAAGTACAGTGTCACCTTCTTTCGCTTTCACTACCATTTCCTTGAAATTCTGGTGAGAACTTGCCTCAGGAGTTGCAACGAACCTGCTTCCAACCTGTACAGCATCAGCTCCCAGCACCATTGCTGCAAACATTCCTTTTCCATTGCCAATTCCTCCAGCTGCTATTAGCGGTATATCGATCTTTTCACGAACCATAGGAATCAATGTAAAAGTGGTGGTTTCGTCACGACCATTATGACCACCAGCTTCGAATCCTTCAGCAACAATAGCATCTACACCAGCTTCTTGAGATTTTACAGCAAATTTCACACTGCTTACTACATGTACCACTTTAATCCCATAACTTTGTAAGTGAGAGGTCCAGGTCTTAGGATTCCCGGCAGATGTAAATACGATCTTAACGCCCTCATCAATGATTATTTCCATAATCTTATCAATATCAGGATAGAGCATAGGTACGTTTACCGCAAAAGGTTGTTTGGTAGCCATTTTACATTTCTGAATATGCTCCTTAAGGATCTCAGGATACATAGAGCCTGCCCCAATAATACCAAGTCCTCCGGCATTCGAAACGGCACTGGCTAATTTCCAGCCGCTTGCCCAGATCATTCCAGCCTGTATCAATGGATATTCAATCTCGAAAAGTTCAGTGATTCTATTGTGCTTAAAACTCATTACTTTTTGATAATAAGAAATTTTTCAGTCGTGTTTTCAGATTCAAACATAGCAATATAAATTCCACGAGAAAAGCCGGAAAGATTAATTTCTGAAGAAACGCTGCGTTCGCTTAAGACCATTTTCCCGGCTGTATTGAAAATCTGTATATTATAATTGGTTTCTGGTCCGGCAAATTTCAGAAAATCTTCTACTGGATTTTGATATAAAATTAATTCCGAAGAATTAGGTGCTACAGGATTTGCGTTGGTTGAAAAGTCTGAAATTCCATAACCCAGAAAATTATTGGTAGAATTGCTAAGATGTCCAATATCTCTAATTAATTGCATCACCTCGAAATTTGTCCATTCCGGGTTTAATTGCCAGAAGCATGCAATAGCTCCTGCCATGATCGGACTGGAAAATGATGTGCCATTCACGCCAACGAGCCTATCATCTTCGTTAATTGCTGCGACCTCAATAGCCTGAGCGACCACATCTGGTTTAATTCTCCCGTCTGCTGTAGGTCCAATAGAACTAAATGGCGCATAATTACCTGAAGGATCAACTCCGCCAATGGCCAGGACATTTGCATCTGCAGGAGCACTAATGATTCTAAAATAATCCTCGTCTCCACGGTTGCCCGCTGAAGTGACCACAAGCATTCCTTTTTGCATAGCCATATTAGCTCCTCTTGAAATAAAACTTGTCTGCCCATCCATATCATTCGGAGCATAACTATAAGCCTGGTTATCATATAAAGTGTATCCCAGGGAAGTATTAATGATATCGACGCCCAGACTATCAGCTTTCTCAGCTGCTTCCACCCAATAGGCTTCCTCAACTGGAGTCTCGGTAGCAGCAACTTCGGTAACAAAAAGATAATAAGCAGCATCTGGCGCAGTGCCTATATAAAGATTCTCTCTAAAAGCAGCCATGGTAGAAAGTACCAGCGTCCCATGACTATCCAGAGTGTTTGCGGAATAATCCTCTGAGCGATTCGTAAAATCATATCCACCCAGTAAATTGTTGTTGTTCCTTAGGTTCTGAAATGATAAGAGCGAATTCACATTTGGAAAACCAGAGTCCATCACGGCGATGATCATTCCATTTCCTGTTAGATCCTGCTTATGTAAATTCTGAAGATTAAGCATTCTAACCTGGTTAGCGGTTGAAGCATAATTGAAGTCTATTTCTGATTCAAGCTTATTCTCGTTGCTTTTCTGCGGAATGCTTTGACTCCTGTTAGATAGCTCTTCAAGGAACTGGACATTGGCAACATGATCTAAACTTTCTAAAACCTCAATAGCATTTCGTTCACCTATAACATAAACGCAATTAAACCATTTGGATTTAGCCTTAATTTCGAAACCAGATCTTGTTTTAAGATCGCTAATAAAAGGTTCATGAACCGGAACATCAAGAAAGTCAATAGTCGTACCTCTCAATAATTTACGTTCGTAAGCCCTTTGAGAAAAAAGATTTGCGGGAGTTTCGAGTGCTTCAACTGCATTAGGTTTGTTTGTAAAATAAACAAAAGCGTGTTCCTGCGCTAAAGCACAACTGGAAATAAAAAAGACAAGTAGGAATATTTTTTTCATAGCAAACTGCCGGCAGACAAGTAAGTTACGAAATTACCCCAGAACCCAGCAGTTCATCTTTGCTATACCAGGCTACAAACTGACCTTCAGTGATCGAAGCTTGTGGTGTTTCAAAAACCACATACATTCCATTATCAGTTTGATGTAAAACTGCTTCCTGCAAAGGCTGGCGGTATCGAATACGAGCTTTAACTTTCATCTCTTTTCCATTTCCTATAGCCAGGTCCTTGCGAACCCAGTGCACTTCATCGTTTGAAATGAACAAAGCCTGCCTGTAAATCCCGGGATGGTTCTTGCCCTGTCCCGTATAGATCACATTTTCGGTCACATCGGTATCGATCACGAATAAAGGTTCCGGAGTACCACCTACAGCCAGACCTTTTCGTTGTCCTTTTGTGAAATAATGTGCACCTTGATGATTTCCTACAACTTTGCCCTGATCTTTGCGATAATTGTATTTTTTAGATAGAAACTGCAGTTCCTCTTTTTTAGATGAAAAACTTAATTCTTCCTCGTTGTAAATATCATCTTCGGAAGAAACCTCTACGATAACCCCTTCTTTCGGTTTTAATTTCTGCTGGAGAAAGTCTGGAAGTCTTACTTTACCGATAAAGCAAAGTCCCTGAGAATCTTTTTTATCAGCAGTTACCAGATCCTGTTCTGAAGCGATCTTTCTTACTTCAGATTTCTGAAGTTCTCCAATAGGGAAGAGGGTTTTAGAAAGCTGATCCTGAGTTAACTGACATAGAAAGTAAGACTGATCTTTATTAGAATCCATTCCAGACATAAGCTGGTATATGGTTTCACCATCCTTTTCAAATTCAGATTTTCGGCAGTAATGCCCGGTAGCCACGTAGTCTGCACCCAGAGACATAGCTATCTTCATAAAAACATCGAACTTAATTTCGCGATTACAAAGTACATCTGGATTCGGAGTTCTACCTTTTTCGTATTCGTTAAACATATAGTCAACGATACGTTCCTTGTATTGTTCGCTAAGATCTACGGTTTGAAAAGGGATACCTAGTTTTTCTGCCACCAGCATTGCATCATTACTATCATCCAGCCAGGGGCATTCATCTGAAATGGTCACTGTATCATCATGCCAGTTCTTCATAAAAAGACCGATCACTTCATATCCTTGCTCTTTCAATAGGTATGCTGAAACACTGGAATCTACACCTCCGGACAAACCAACCACTACTTTTTTCATAGGTATCGTAACTTTTCTTTGACTTATATAAAAGTCGGATAAGAAGCCGCAAAATTACGAAATAAAAAAGGGTAGCGAAAGCTACCCTTTTCAATAAAATTTTGGTGCGGATTATTTTTCAAAAGTAAGCGATGAAGTTGGAAGATCATTTGGGGTAAACGTAAAACGATTACCATCAAAAGATACATTACCAGTAAGTTCTCCAAATCCCGGTACCGTGAAGGTATACTGGGAACCGGAGGAATTACTCCAGTCTCCACTAGAAGATTCAGATTCACATTCGCCACTGACATTCGTAAAAAATTCTGAGTCAGCAGTGTTATCGGCCTTAAAGCTAAGATATGACTGGCTGGAACATTCATTAATTGATAACCCAGGGACATTATTAGCTTCGACAAGAAACCATGTTCCCAGGATCGATTCGTCGTTATCCACTCCTGCATCATCGTCATCACTACAGGAAGCAAGGATTCCTGTGAATAGTAATAATATTAAAATCTTCTTCATAAATAGGTATTTAGGTTTCTCAAATATAAACAAAGTTTATTCGAATTCATGGATTGATATAATCTGTAAGTGTTTGAATATCTTAAAACTAAACGTTTAATGAAATTTAACAAAGATTAAACAGAGTTATGGGAAATTCAGTAGTAGATTTATGTGATCAAAAATTTTAACTAAAATTCAAATGATATGAATTCAATTCTCAAAAACTCAAAAATTAGTATTCTATTGCTGGCAATCTGCTTCAGTTTTACAGCATGTGATCAAGACGATGACTTCATGACTTCAGATGATGTCATGGAAACTCCAGACCCAACAGATGATGTGGTAGAATCCAACACCATAGCAGATTTTGTGGTTGCTAATGAAAATTATTCTTCACTTTTAGCCGCTTTAGAGGCTACAGGATTGACCTCTACGTTTACAGGTGACGATGTTTACACGGTGTTTGCTCCAGATAATGATGCTTTTGCCGCTTTCCTTGATGAAAATGGATTCAATGCTCTGGAAGATGTACCAACAGATGTTCTTACTCAGGTTCTATTGAACCATGTACAAATGGGGGAGATCAGGTCTTCAGATCTATCTACCGGATATATAGAAAGTATGTCTACAGCTGGACCTGACGGTGAAAATTTAAGTATGTATATCAATACTGAAAATGGTGTGGTTATTAATGGTGTAAGTACTGTTGAAACCGCAGATGTTGAAGTGGATAATGGAGTGATACACGCTGTAAGCGATGTGATTGGATTACCTAATGTGGTAACTTTTGCACTTGCAGATCCTACTTTTGATACCTTAGTGGCTGCATTGACTAGAGAAGATTCTTATACATTTGTGTCTACTCTGCAAGCTGCGGATTCTCCAGCTCCTTTTACTGTCTTTGCCCCTACAAATTCAGCTTTTGGAGATCTTTTGACTGAACTTGAGCTTGAGGAACTTGGAGATCTGGATGCTGAAACGCTGGCTACAGTGCTTAGCTACCATGTTCTAATAGATATGAATGTAACGTCAGATGAGCTTGAAGATGGTATCGTAGTAACTTCA from Christiangramia sp. OXR-203 harbors:
- a CDS encoding DUF922 domain-containing protein; amino-acid sequence: MRKFLLALFLFGIVQIGCSQEKRKIEWASIDRLSWQNFEASPDYSIDFSANTNSGMSYSWNYSTRTGKPELTHEVKSNFYPDLSWVKDVNNPAYLLAHEQLHFDITELHARKLRKRLAEYEIGRRIRQDLKRLYNITEAERVAMQNRFDKETSHSENKEAEYHWRKFVASQLAEYEVYAL
- a CDS encoding nitronate monooxygenase, translated to MSFKHNRITELFEIEYPLIQAGMIWASGWKLASAVSNAGGLGIIGAGSMYPEILKEHIQKCKMATKQPFAVNVPMLYPDIDKIMEIIIDEGVKIVFTSAGNPKTWTSHLQSYGIKVVHVVSSVKFAVKSQEAGVDAIVAEGFEAGGHNGRDETTTFTLIPMVREKIDIPLIAAGGIGNGKGMFAAMVLGADAVQVGSRFVATPEASSHQNFKEMVVKAKEGDTVLTLKELAPVRLLKNKFFEDVQELYTKSPSKEDLTKLLGRARAKKGMYEGDLEEGELEIGQVSGLINEIKPAAEIVKEMISEFEETKVASQQF
- a CDS encoding S8 family serine peptidase, with the translated sequence MKKIFLLVFFISSCALAQEHAFVYFTNKPNAVEALETPANLFSQRAYERKLLRGTTIDFLDVPVHEPFISDLKTRSGFEIKAKSKWFNCVYVIGERNAIEVLESLDHVANVQFLEELSNRSQSIPQKSNENKLESEIDFNYASTANQVRMLNLQNLHKQDLTGNGMIIAVMDSGFPNVNSLLSFQNLRNNNNLLGGYDFTNRSEDYSANTLDSHGTLVLSTMAAFRENLYIGTAPDAAYYLFVTEVAATETPVEEAYWVEAAEKADSLGVDIINTSLGYTLYDNQAYSYAPNDMDGQTSFISRGANMAMQKGMLVVTSAGNRGDEDYFRIISAPADANVLAIGGVDPSGNYAPFSSIGPTADGRIKPDVVAQAIEVAAINEDDRLVGVNGTSFSSPIMAGAIACFWQLNPEWTNFEVMQLIRDIGHLSNSTNNFLGYGISDFSTNANPVAPNSSELILYQNPVEDFLKFAGPETNYNIQIFNTAGKMVLSERSVSSEINLSGFSRGIYIAMFESENTTEKFLIIKK
- the mnmA gene encoding tRNA 2-thiouridine(34) synthase MnmA, with amino-acid sequence MKKVVVGLSGGVDSSVSAYLLKEQGYEVIGLFMKNWHDDTVTISDECPWLDDSNDAMLVAEKLGIPFQTVDLSEQYKERIVDYMFNEYEKGRTPNPDVLCNREIKFDVFMKIAMSLGADYVATGHYCRKSEFEKDGETIYQLMSGMDSNKDQSYFLCQLTQDQLSKTLFPIGELQKSEVRKIASEQDLVTADKKDSQGLCFIGKVRLPDFLQQKLKPKEGVIVEVSSEDDIYNEEELSFSSKKEELQFLSKKYNYRKDQGKVVGNHQGAHYFTKGQRKGLAVGGTPEPLFVIDTDVTENVIYTGQGKNHPGIYRQALFISNDEVHWVRKDLAIGNGKEMKVKARIRYRQPLQEAVLHQTDNGMYVVFETPQASITEGQFVAWYSKDELLGSGVIS
- a CDS encoding lipocalin family protein, with the translated sequence MKKILILLLFTGILASCSDDDDAGVDNDESILGTWFLVEANNVPGLSINECSSQSYLSFKADNTADSEFFTNVSGECESESSSGDWSNSSGSQYTFTVPGFGELTGNVSFDGNRFTFTPNDLPTSSLTFEK
- a CDS encoding fasciclin domain-containing protein — protein: MNSILKNSKISILLLAICFSFTACDQDDDFMTSDDVMETPDPTDDVVESNTIADFVVANENYSSLLAALEATGLTSTFTGDDVYTVFAPDNDAFAAFLDENGFNALEDVPTDVLTQVLLNHVQMGEIRSSDLSTGYIESMSTAGPDGENLSMYINTENGVVINGVSTVETADVEVDNGVIHAVSDVIGLPNVVTFALADPTFDTLVAALTREDSYTFVSTLQAADSPAPFTVFAPTNSAFGDLLTELELEELGDLDAETLATVLSYHVLIDMNVTSDELEDGIVVTSLQGEDFTINLGDAATITDANGRTSTIIATDVQATNGVIHAIDTVILPTL